A DNA window from Cervus canadensis isolate Bull #8, Minnesota chromosome 30, ASM1932006v1, whole genome shotgun sequence contains the following coding sequences:
- the FGF17 gene encoding fibroblast growth factor 17 isoform X1 gives MGATRLLPNLTLCLQLLILCCQTQGENHPSPNFNQYVRDQGAMTDQLSRRQIREYQLYSRTSGKHVQVTGRRISATAEDGNKFAKLIVETDTFGSRVRIKGAESEKYICMNKRGKLIGKPSGKSKDCVFTEIVLENNYTAFQNARHEGWFMAFTRQGRPRQASRSRQNQREAHFIKRLYQGQLPFPNHAERQKQFEFVGSAPTRRTKRTRRPQPLT, from the exons ATGGGAGCCACCCGCTTGCTGCCCAACCTCACACT GTGCCTGCAGCTGCTGATTCTCTGCTGTCAAACTCAG GGGGAGAATCACCCGTCTCCTAATTTTAACCAGTACGTGAGGGACCAGGGTGCCATGACTGACCAGCTGAGCCGGCGGCAGATCCGTGAGTACCAGCTCTACAGCCGGACCAGTGGCAAGCACGTGCAGGTCACCGGGCGTCGCATCTCCGCCACCGCTGAGGACGGCAACAAGTTTG ccaAGCTCATAGTGGAGACTGACACGTTCGGAAGCCGGGTGCGCATCAAGGGGGCTGAGAGTGAGAAATACATCTGTATGAATAAGCGGGGCAAGCTCATCGGAAAG CCCAGCGGGAAGAGCAAAGACTGCGTGTTCACCGAGATCGTGCTGGAGAACAATTACACGGCCTTCCAGAATGCCCGGCACGAGGGCTGGTTCATGGCCTTCACACGGCAGGGCCGGCCCCGTCAGGCCTCCCGCAGCCGCCAGAACCAGCGAGAAGCTCACTTCATCAAGCGCCTCTACCAGGGCCAGCTGCCTTTCCCCAACCACGCCGAGAGGCAGAAGCAGTTCGAGTTCGTGGGCTCGGCGCCCACCCGCCGGACCAAGCGCACGCGGAGGCCGCAGCCCCTGACGTAG
- the FGF17 gene encoding fibroblast growth factor 17 isoform X2 has product MGATRLLPNLTLCLQLLILCCQTQYVRDQGAMTDQLSRRQIREYQLYSRTSGKHVQVTGRRISATAEDGNKFAKLIVETDTFGSRVRIKGAESEKYICMNKRGKLIGKPSGKSKDCVFTEIVLENNYTAFQNARHEGWFMAFTRQGRPRQASRSRQNQREAHFIKRLYQGQLPFPNHAERQKQFEFVGSAPTRRTKRTRRPQPLT; this is encoded by the exons ATGGGAGCCACCCGCTTGCTGCCCAACCTCACACT GTGCCTGCAGCTGCTGATTCTCTGCTGTCAAACTCAG TACGTGAGGGACCAGGGTGCCATGACTGACCAGCTGAGCCGGCGGCAGATCCGTGAGTACCAGCTCTACAGCCGGACCAGTGGCAAGCACGTGCAGGTCACCGGGCGTCGCATCTCCGCCACCGCTGAGGACGGCAACAAGTTTG ccaAGCTCATAGTGGAGACTGACACGTTCGGAAGCCGGGTGCGCATCAAGGGGGCTGAGAGTGAGAAATACATCTGTATGAATAAGCGGGGCAAGCTCATCGGAAAG CCCAGCGGGAAGAGCAAAGACTGCGTGTTCACCGAGATCGTGCTGGAGAACAATTACACGGCCTTCCAGAATGCCCGGCACGAGGGCTGGTTCATGGCCTTCACACGGCAGGGCCGGCCCCGTCAGGCCTCCCGCAGCCGCCAGAACCAGCGAGAAGCTCACTTCATCAAGCGCCTCTACCAGGGCCAGCTGCCTTTCCCCAACCACGCCGAGAGGCAGAAGCAGTTCGAGTTCGTGGGCTCGGCGCCCACCCGCCGGACCAAGCGCACGCGGAGGCCGCAGCCCCTGACGTAG